A window of Vicinamibacterales bacterium genomic DNA:
TGCAAGAGTCCCAGGTCGTATGGGCCCGCCTGTCCGGTTAATCGACTACCGAAAATGATCGGCACTTCTTTGCCACCAGCCAGCCCAATCTGGCGACTAAAGAAAGGTGTTATGCCATTAGAACCTGCAAAGTGGAAAAGACTGGCGTTCTCGAGAAAAAAGTCTCGTCGTTCAGGAAAGAACAACGGAAATCTTGTGAGATTGACCCGCCGGCGGTCCACTTCTGTCTCCGCGAAATCGGTATTGACACTGACAGCAGCCTTGAGGCTCGACGTAAGGTTATAGTTCAGGTCAAACCCTATGTCAGTTGGCACAACAGCTTCGTCGTTAACTTCACGCCAGGCCGCAGCTCCATAAGGCTTTACCTCAAGCCCCGTACCTTGCGATATGCCATGAAGACCGGTGACCCGCCCAGCATGAATCGCCCTAAACAATCCTTGATTACGCTGGTATCCAGTCCAGAGCATTTCCTCCTGTTTCCGACGGACAGTTCGTTGGAAGTTTATTCCCCAGGTATCAAGTGATTCGTCAAAATTGAGCGTCCGAAATGGAATTTCGATTTCAAGCGACCAACCGTAGTCAGCACGGGCAGTCTTAACATTCCAGATCCCGTCCCATTCCTTCGACAAACCACGCCGCCCACTCATAGAGCGCATGAGACCATCACCCAACAGACCAGCAGGATTGGTTTCAAAGAAATATGCGGTTCGTCCATCCAGAAACGTATCTAAAATCCACATGAATCGATCGTCCGACCCAAGACCCTGATCTCGCTGCTTTTGGTGGCCGAGGAGCGCCTGCGGTTCACTATCGTGAAGGATCGCTCCAATGTAAAGGAAATCACGGTTGTAGACGACGTATACCTCCGTCCGCTCAGTCGGTGTACCGCCTTCGTTGGGTTCTTGCTGAACAAATTCCCCTGCTGGTTCAGCTCGATCCCATGCTGACTCTGCCAGAATGCCGTCGAGTTCAATTCGTTCCTCGGGGTCCAGTCTCAGCGCCTCAAAGGAGCGCGGTGAATTCGACGATTCATTTTGCCCATATGCGAGTGATGAGGCCCCGACAAGCTGGAGGAAGCAGACGGTGTAACCAACCGAAATAAGACGCCGCGTAGTCATTAGAGAATACCTAGTGCCGCAGAAGAGAACGGGGCCAAGAACAATGGTCCAGAATCAAAGTGGA
This region includes:
- a CDS encoding carbohydrate binding family 9 domain-containing protein; translated protein: MTTRRLISVGYTVCFLQLVGASSLAYGQNESSNSPRSFEALRLDPEERIELDGILAESAWDRAEPAGEFVQQEPNEGGTPTERTEVYVVYNRDFLYIGAILHDSEPQALLGHQKQRDQGLGSDDRFMWILDTFLDGRTAYFFETNPAGLLGDGLMRSMSGRRGLSKEWDGIWNVKTARADYGWSLEIEIPFRTLNFDESLDTWGINFQRTVRRKQEEMLWTGYQRNQGLFRAIHAGRVTGLHGISQGTGLEVKPYGAAAWREVNDEAVVPTDIGFDLNYNLTSSLKAAVSVNTDFAETEVDRRRVNLTRFPLFFPERRDFFLENASLFHFAGSNGITPFFSRQIGLAGGKEVPIIFGSRLTGQAGPYDLGLLQVRTDQSDGLGAEDFTVARSKFNFWRQSTIGGIYTRRATAGIGENPAQCDRATVGADLDLFTSTFLGDKNLQFEAFYVWHNDPERNGTSTTGDRSSRGIRLNYPNDIWRAHVSYREFGDEFKPALGFTPRNGFRRVQPTITWAPRPLRWKSVRQMEFQVFYEHLLNLENVLQTRQTNFTLFQVRFQSGDWFGIRSNNTFERLNNPFEISDGVVLLNGEYQFSEFRIDARTATQRVVSGHLGLSKGEFWSGHRTSANVNVDVRPYQGITISANFRRDDVDLPAGRFATELVRMSGAWHLSPWTSVTGNVQYDSVSEVVGLFTRLRWILRPGSEFFLVYTQNWQYDLTKSHDRFLTLSRGATTKVNYTYQF